The Myxococcales bacterium genome includes the window AGCAACCGCAAGCCGGTTGCCAAAGCTAAATCGCGCCTCGCGGCCAAGAAGCCTACGGGGACGAGCAAAACCAAGGCCACCGTAAAAACGAAGCCTGCGCGCAGCGCGGCGGCGAAGTCAAAGGCGCCTACGAAAGCCAAGACTAAGGGCAAGGCCCAGCCAACGCGCGCGGCAGCGATCGTCGCTCCAAAAGCGAAGGCCAACGCCTCCGCCCAACGGTCGCCGGCCACAAAATCGGCGACACCGCGCACGGCGAGCTCTGGTTTGAGCAAAGCGGGCGCCTCCGCTACCCTGCGTCAAGCGGTGCCCAAGCGTTCCAATTCGCCCGTTTCACGCGGCGCGGGGACTCGCCCCAAATCCGCTCCGGCCGATACGCGTTCAACCGAAGGTCTCGACGGCGCGCTCGCCGCGCTGAAGCTGGCGCTTGAAAAAAAGGCCGTCGAGCCCACCCTGCTCGATTTGCGCGACCTATGTTCGTACACCAATTATCGCTTGCTGCTCTCGGGGCGTTCGGATCGACAGGTCGATGCCATCGCCGACGGTGTGGTTGCGGGCCTGCGCGACGCCGGCGTGCGCCATTTAAGCAAGGAACGCACCGACGCGCGCGCGTGGACCCTCATCGATTTCGGCGACTTCATCGTCGACGTGTTTCATCACCCATCGCGCGAACACTACGACCTGGAAAGCCTGTGGAACGATGCGCCACGCGTCGCGATTGAGGTGCCGCCGGATGCCCGCTTGGGCGCCGCCGAGGCCTACGCTTGAAAATCACCGTCGCGGTGGTGGGCAAGCTCAAAGAGGCCTATCTCGCGGCGGCCGAAGCCGAGTATCAAAAGCGCCTGCGGCCCTTTTGCCAGCTCGACATTCTAGAGGCCGCGAGTGAGGCCAAGCTGCTCGCCGCGCTGCCGCCGCGGTGCCACCTTTATGCGTGGGACGAACGCGGCGACCTGCTGAGCAGCGTGCAATTTGCAGGCGATATCCTCGGCGCCGAGGCCTCGCATGGTGGTGGCGCGCCCGTCGTCTTCGCGATTGGTGGCGCCGACGGGCATAGCGAGGTGCTGCGCGCCAAGGCCAAGCGCTTGCTTTCATTTGGGCGGCTGACCATGGCGCATCGCCTGGTGCGCGTCTTGGTGATGGAGCAGCTCTACCGCGGATTTTCGATCAATCGCGGCCTGCCATATCATCGCGAGGGCTAGTGCGCGCTGCCTTAGACCTTGCGCTTGCGCTCGCTGATGGCGCGATCGATCTCGCGCTTGTCATCGGCGGCTCGCTTGGACTGCCGCTTATCGTATTCTTTCTTGTTGGTGACCAATGCCAGCTCGACCTTCACCCGCGCGCCCTTGAAATAGAGCTGCAGTGGAATTAGCGTGTAGCCGCGAATTTGCGTCTTTTCAAACAACCGCTTGATCTCCTGCTTGTTTAGCAGCAGCTTGCGCATACGCCGCGGATCGTGATTGTAGCGATTGGCCCACTTGTACTCGTTGATCTGCAGCCCAACCAGCCAGGCCTCACCGCCCCGAATCTCCGCCCAGCCATCGGTGAGCGTCGCCTTGGCCTCGCGCAGGCTTTTCACCTCGGAGCCTAGCAACACCAAGCCCGCCTCGACGCGCTCGTGAATATGATAGTCGTGAGACGCGGCGCGATTGGTCGCGATCACCTTGATCGGGTTGGCCTTGGCGTCCGCCATACCGGCGCACCCTACCAAATAATCCGCAACAACGCCCGCGGCCGCCCGATAAGGCACCATGTGATGAAGCTATTTGACCGCCTACTTCCACCGCGCTGTTGCACGTGTCAGGCGCCCTGCCCCGCCGCCGCCGGTTTTTGTGCCGAGTGCCTGCTTTCGTTTGAGCCAGGCGCGCGCGCGGTTGTGCGCCTTGAGGAGCTCGTGGCGGTTAGCAGCCCATGGCAGTACGGCGGCCAGTTGGCGCTGGCGATCGAGCGCTTTAAATATTTTAGGCAGCTGCCGTGCGGATACGCCATCGCGCGGCAAATCCGCGCGCCGTTAGCCGCGTTCATCGCCACCACCGAGCCAACGTGCCTCATCCCAGTGCCAATGCCATTTTGGCGCGCGCTGCGACGAGGCGTGGTGCACGCCGCGCTCTTGCTTGAGCTTTCCCTCGATAAGCCATCGGCGTGCAGACTTTCACCTGGGCTGCTCCGCCGCACCCGCCATCGCGCGCCACAAGCTGGGCTCGGGCGCGAGGCTCGCCTGCGTAACCTGCGCGGGGCCTTTGCCGCGTCGAACCGCTTAGCGGGCGCGCGCGTGCTGCTTTTTGATGACGTAATCTCGACGGGGGCCACCATGCGCGCATGCGCGACGGCTTGTCTTGCGGCGGGCGCGCGCGACGTTGTTGGTTTTGCCGCGGCGATAAACCAATAGGCGCGAAGAGGCTATTCGTCTTTTTTGGGTGGAAAGAGCACGCTGTTTTTCCGCACCACGCTGTAGGACGTCGAGACGGGTGCGGCTGGCTTGGGCGTTAACCTCGGATCGGGATCTGGCTTGGGTGCCGTTTGCGACGCGGGCAGTGGAGCCGGCGCCGATGCCGGATGACTGCTCTTGGCAACGATCGGCGGGCTTGCGGGGCGACCCGCCTTAGCGATCATGGGCGCCGTGCTTTTGCTATGTGGATCGGGACGAGCTGGATTCGCGCTCACAGGCAAGGCTGGGGTGATCGCGGGTTGGCGAGCACGCGTGGCGCTCTTAGCAGGCTCGGCGTTCGTTTGTTGCTTCACCTTGGCCGCAGCGGCCGTCGTCTGTTGCTTTAGTTGCTGCAGCAAGTGAGCGGGGGTTTCTGCCGTGGGCGCCACACCTTCGAATTCCGCGCTCGCAAAATCTTGGTCGCCCCCTAGCTCAGAAAAGTCCGCCTCAAGCTCGAGATCGGCGATCGGTGGCGCGGGCAGCGGACTAACGCGACCTGGCGTCCGCGCGCGATTGGTGCCTGATGCAAACGACGAGGGCTCGGCTGGCACGGGCGGCGCGACGCGAGCGCTTGGCATAGCGGGCCCGGCCTGGGTGCGCTCCCGATGAGCTTGCTGCGCGCGTTTTAGCTCCGCATCAATCCCGTCTGGCTCTAACTCCCAAATTGGCTTTGCCATCCACATTAAATTCTGCACCGGTCGTGGTGCAAGCGCAACGCAAATAGCGCGATTGCGCCGCCGGCTTAATGGCACGCCGAGCGGCACGATGGTTCCTACATGTGGTGTCAGGTAGCGGGCGCGCCGCGAGCCTCGGCCCTAAGTCATCGCCGCGCAGGGTTAAGCCCGGCCGACACCTTATTTTTTGGTGTTGCGTGTCAGTTCAGAGCGCAGCGCCTCAAGCTCGGCGCGTGAAATTTGCGCGGTCGGTGGCGAGAACGCGGCGCCAGCCCCTGCCAGCGCCGCGGTCGAAGGGCTCGCGACGATGGTTTGATCGCCCTCGGCGACTGATTCCTCGAGCTGCTCTTTCCACGCATTGGGCGAATCTTGCGTATCGCCCGCATCATCGAATTCGCTGGACGCATCGGCTTGTACGCCACTATCGCTGGTTGCCAGCGTGGCAAGGCCTGCCGTCAAGCGCGCCGCATCGCTGACGCGCGGCGTGCGTTGACCCGGGCGAGCTAACTCCTGATTTAACTCGTCGGGCTCAAGCTCCCAAATCGGCTTAGACATCCAGAACTAAAGTATGCGCCAGATCGCGACGAGCGCACAATTTGATTCAGTGGCGCCAAGCGGCGTGCACCTCGCTTATGTAACTAGCGCTTAAGACCTACACCGCCCACACCTCGTCGCGGGGGCACGAACGTTGCGCCCGCCGCGCCCTACGAGCGCCCGAATTTCGGTACATTCGTCGCGTGACGACTCTCCCCGCCCGACGTTGTCCCGGTGCCACCGCGAGCCGCCAGCTCGTGCTGGCCGCCCTCCTGGCTGCGCTCCTCGCGGCGATGGCCTGCGCCGCTGACCCCGGTGCTGGCCCAGCTCCCGATGCACCCACCGACGCGCCGCCAGATGGCCCCCCGGGCGGGGACCCGACCTCTCGCACATTTGAAGCCAATTGGTACGCGGGAAATTTCTTCCTCGACTTTCGCGGCGCCTCCCCGGTCGTCACCTGCCCCGCGGCCATCGACGCCTTTGAGGGCAGCTCGACGTGGAGCCACCCAACGACCGGCGAGTTGCAGTACTACACCAACGGCATCTCGGTGCGAAACGCGGCCGGCGTCGAGATTATCAGCGACGCCGGTGGCGATCCGACGGCGACCGAGACCGGCGTATTTATTCCGGTGCCAGGCTCGACGGATGAAATGTTCGTGTTTGCCAACGACACTACGAAGGTGTTTGCCACCCGCATCAGCACCACGAGCGACAGCGTGCTTGCCACCACGGTCGAGGTGGCGACCGGCACAGGCGAAGCCATTGGCGGCATTGAGGACGGCACGCTGGGCTTTTGGTTGGTGGTATTTAATGGCAGCAAGCTCGATGCACGCCACATCGTGAATGCGACCGTTGCGGGCGTGACGCCGGTGCAGAGCGACCTGCCGCTAACGGTGACCGCCGCCAGCCGCGGCACGATTCGGTTTAACCGGGCTGGCACGCGTATCGCGATCGCCACCGAGTCGCCGGCTGGCTCGTGGTGGGCAAACTTTGATCGCGCGACGGGCTTGGTGACGTCGGCGTGGACGCAAGTGCACACCGCGCAGGGGTATTCGCTCGAATTTTCCCCCGATGGCAACACGCTCTACGTCCCGTTCAGTTCAACCGGCGGGTTTGCGTGGCAAGCCGACCGCCTTCGCCAACACGATGTGTTGACTGGCGTCAATGTCGATATGGCGGTCCTCGCCTCGGGCATTGCGCTTGGCTTCGATGACCGGATCTACTTTGCGCCGTTCAACGCGGCGACGCTGAGCGTGATCACTAACCCCAATGTCGGCGGCTTAGAAAATGTCGTCGCCGACGCGGTCGACCTTGGCGCGTGTCGCGTCAAATTCAACCTCTCCAAGACGATCTTTGTGCCCTTTCTGTCAGACGTCGTGATCTCCAAGCCGGCGCGAGCTAATTGACGCCGACGATTTGTTCGGTCCATTGCGCAATGTGATTGCCCTGACCGAGCGCTTGAAAGGGCAGCCGAATCGGCGGCGCCGAGGCCGGTTGTCCCGCGGCGGCGCGATCGGGGTAGAACGGCACCAACCATAGCTGCGGCTTTTGCGGCGCGGTCGAGCGCACGCCAAAGGCGCGGCGCGAGGACACCGTAAACCACATGACGGGCTCGGTCGCACCCTCAAGGGTTGGCTCGGTCCCGGCGAACGGCGTCCACTTGGGCCACGAATTATAGGTCGTGCTTGGCGCGTCCGCCTGCGTGAGATGGATCGGCACGCCACTGCCATCAAGCCTGGTGATCCACAGCTCGGCGTTGGGGTTGTCATAGCTAGAGCCGCTCGTCGCCTGGTTATAGAGCACCCATTCGTTGTCTGGCGAAATGGACGGATAGTATGCAAACGTCGCGCCGGCAGGATCCGCTAGCGTGGTCGGGGCGGCGACGGTCTTGGCGACGTCGTCATAGGCAAACGCAACGATGCGTCCCTCGGCGGCCCACACTTCGTCCCCCGACGACAGGGCCGTGGCGACGACGGTCTGACCATCGGCGCTCACCTCGGGGTGCGAGATGCGTGAGGCGCCATAGAGCGCCGTCACCACGCCGGTCGCGAGATCGGTGAGATGCAGGCCGTTGGTGGTCGTCGTGAACATATCGTTGTTGTTGGGATGAATCGCCGCAAAGTTCCATTGTTGCGTGTTGAGCGTCAACGTGCGGGTCAAGGTGTCGGCGGCGACAACATTGCCGTAGTTGAGGTTGCCGCCTTCTTGGCGATACGCCACCAGCGTGCCGTCGCGGGAGATGGCGTGACAGCCGACGCAACCCGTCTGACCGACCGGTGGATAAAAACGCGTTGGCGCGAGATCGGGCGTCGCCATGTCGTGGCGCATGATCGCGCCGGCGGTGGCGTTCCAGAAATACACGCCACCAAGGACCTCTTGCGAGGCGATGCGCACGGCGAGCTCGCCGGCGGCAAAGGTGCTCGGCGCGGCGGTGTGAAGCCCACGCACGGCAATCGTCAGCTCCTGCCCACGCGCCCCGCTAGCGACGAGGGCCCAATGCTCGGCGGCCAAGGTATGCCAGTGCGTTGCGCTCGCGCCTGCGACATACGCCTTGATGTTGACATAGGTGCCGGTGAGCGAAATCTCAAAAAGATTGCTCGCGCTGCCGTCCGTCCAGTGGACGTCCATCTCGCCAAGGTTGGGCGGAATGAGCGCGCCTGCCGGCGGATAGTTAAGCGCAATCGCGGTGCCGCTTCCCGGGGTGGCGACGCCAAAGAGACCGGCATCGGTCGGAGAGACATCGCCCGGCAGGGTCTTGCTGACATAGACCTCAAAGGCGGCCGAGGCGCTGCGCGTGCCGTCAAACGCGACGACGCGACCAGCACCGGCAATGTCGCCGGTGGGCAACAACGTCTGCGCCGCAATGGCGCCAATGCCGGCGGGCTCGGCGACCAGCGAGACCTCGGCGGTGACGTCGGTTTCGCTGCCATCAGGTGCGATGGCGACAACCGTAATTGCGGCGCCCGTGGCGGCGCCATCGATCACCTGAAAGCTCGCGCTGGCAAGCCGTACCTCTAAGGTTGGATCGCCTGGCGGAGGCGGCGGCGCAGTATCAGGCTTGGCGGCGCAAGCGACCACGCTACCCAGCAGGAAGGCTAGATGGACGAGATACGGTTGGGGCATCGGGCTAGTTTACGTCGCCGACGCGGCGAACCCAACGTGCGTCTTATCCGACACCCAGCCACGCGGAGGCGACTAACGTGAAATGGCCCTTGACGCCACCGCCGTGCAGCCCCACATTGGCCTGGTCTTTGACAATCTGGGATCGTAACGGCTTCGACGGGGATATAGACGTCTAGGCTGCGCGTCGTGGCGCCCAAGGCCACGTAAAAATGGGCAAACGTGTAACTGCGAACGATAACGCTGTTGCCCTCGCTGCTTAATTGCCAGCGACAATGCCGCTAGCTTCCGTCTGGAGCCGGCGAACATTGAAATAATCAGACCGCTTCACGGTGGATGGCAGTGACACCGTGACTAAGACTTCGCTGCATCGCCTCGGGTAGAGGTCGCCACCTACCGACGACCTGGGGTTAAAAAAGAAACAGTGGACACACGCGTAGATGCTTAGGAAGAAGGATCTTCGGACCCGGGTTCGACTCCCGGCGATTCCACTGCGCATTTTTTTCAAAAATGCTTGTGGCCTCTAGCGTTGCTTCGCAACGCGCTCGGGTTACACCCGAGCCGGGAGATCGAGCGCTTCGCGCTGCGACTCCCCTGATGGCGATTCCACTGCGCATTTTTTTCAAAAATGCTTGTGGCCTCTAGCGTTGCTTCGCAACGCGCTCGGGTTACACCCGAGCCGGGAGATCGAGCGCTTCGCGCTGCGACTCCCCTGATGGCGATTCCACTCCGCATTTTTTTTCAAAAATGCTTTGGCCTCTAGCGTTGCTTCGCAACGCGGCTGGGCCGCGCCCAGCGCCGGGAGATCGAGCGCTGCGCGCTGCGACTCCCCTGACGGCGATTCCACTGCGCCTCGCTTCGCGAGGCTGGTGTCCTCTGGTGTTGCGATGCAACGCGACTAGACGTCGTCGGGGCCGCAGGTGACGGAGAACGTCGAGTCGGTGGATTGAATAGTTTCGCCAATGGCCGTGCATTGCGAACGCAGGTCGGCGGCCTTCTCGTCGTCGGGCGTTGGTTCGTCAGGAGCGGTGCCTTCGGAGATACAGGCCGATAGCGCGAGGGAAAGCAAGGCGATTTTTAAGAGCGTCATGAGCTAATAATCCCATGGCGCACCGTGTAGGGCGCAAGGCAGGTTAGGGCTCACATGTGCTCTGCTAGCCGCGCTTGCCCCACTTCGGGCGTCCCATGCGCGTTAGCCGCGACGGCGGCGCCACGCAAGCGCGAGCAGCATCACCAGCGCGCCACCCGCAGAAGGCACGGCCCCGGCCGAGCAACCGCCGGCGGCCTGGCCGCCAATGGCTGATGCGGTGCCTTCTTCTGGCACGGCCTCATCATCGCCAGGCGCTTGGCCGGGTGGTTCGGCTGGAGGATTGCCACCGGGTGGTGGGTTGCCTGGCAAGGCCCAGTTAGTCAGCACGGGCTGCAAAAAAGCGAGCTCGGCATCAACTTGAATATCGGCGCCATAGCCGGTGCAGCTGGCATCGCCAAACGAGGTGACGCCAACCACTTTTTGCACGCCGCCTACCGTCGCGAACGAGGGGCCGCCGCTGTCGCCATTGCATTTGCCGCTAGCATTGGGCGCCGCCTGGCTATAGCAAGCTAGCGCACCCTCGCTGCCACCCAGGCCGAAGTTGCTACACGCCGCGTAAGGCTTGCCCGTGAGCACATAGAGCAGGCCAGAATCATTTTGAACATTTGGATTGCGCCGCCCGAAGCCGGCCATCGTGACTTGCACGCCGGTGGCGCTATTGGTTGCGTCGGTGTTAATCGCGGTCGGCGTGCGATCGGTAAGCGGCGTCGTCAAACGCAACAGCGCGAGGTCTTTGCCGCCGCCGAGGTTGTTGCTGCTCCAGCCCGGGTGTTCGACTTTTTCTGCGATCGTGGCGGTGATGCCACCGGTGCCAAACGCATCCAGCTGGTCAAAGACTGCGGTGATTTGTGAAACGTCGCGGCCAACGGTGCAGTGCTTGGCCGTGAGCAGGACGTTGGGGGCGATTAGCGTCGCCGTGCACAGCCCGGTGCCGTTTGGCGTCTGCAGCTTTAGCGCGGCGACGGTCGGATATTGACCGAGTTGGGCCGCGACGCCACCGACGATCTCGCCGTTGGTGCGCTCGGTGCCAACGACTGGTTCGTCGGACATGCAACCCGTGGCGCCGATGACGGCAAACGCGATCGCGATTACAGGTTTCATACAAGGGCTAAGCAGCAAGCAACATGCCAAGCGCTACCGCTTCAAACGCCGCACAAACAACTACTTGCGACGGCCGCCCTGGGAGCCCACACCCCGATCTGATGTGTATTCCCCCAGGCGATGCGCTAAGGTGCGGCGCTACCGACAAACGGCGGCATGTACTGCGGCAAGACGCCGCCGTCGGCCACCGGTATCTGGCCATCGGTCACGAAATCTGTCGCAAACACGCTCGGGGCTGGCGACTGGCCCCATGTCGCAAACAAGCCGTACCACGTATCGCGCAGCGGCGCGTCGGGCGCGCAAATATTGCCTGGCAGCGCCAGCGTCGCGGGTGGATTCATCGGCTGCCGACGGCGATCAAGCCAGCGCGCGACATCGCCTTCCACCAGCGCGTTCATGCCGAGTCCCTTCGCGGCGCGCGGCGCCTCGACATGGCAACTGGTGCAAAATTTGTTTTCTTGTTCGTCGACGCGAGCCAACTCAGCGACGGGCGTCGGCAATTGGTGGAGCTGGCCGCGCAGACAACGCGGGTCGTTCGCGTTGCGATGGACCTTATCGACGCAAATGGCGCCGCGGCCAACCTGCCGCGGCAAATCGGTGGGGTCGCCGTGAGAGGTAAACTGCAATTGCTCGCACAGGCGCGCCGGCGTCTCGCCCGTGGCGTCGCGCAACGCGCTAACCTTGCCGGTGAGCGCGGCGGGCAGCTCGCCCTGCGCCAAGACCAGGGTGCCGAGGGCCTGGTTGCAGGCCACCTCAGCGAAATAGCTATCTGGGCTCATCTCGCCGCTATCGAGGCGGTACAAGCGAAACTCGTCGACCCACGCGCCGAGCGCGCCGCGTCGTCCGACGCGACCAAATAGCCAATCCCAAAACGAGCGCGTCTGCTTATACGGCGAACCGATGGTTAGCCGCGACGCGCTGCCTACATGGGTCGCCTGCAAGCTAAATTTATCGCCCGCAAAGGTCAGCGTTCCGATGCGATTGCCATCGATCAAGATTTCCAGCACGCGCGAGCCACCCTCCATATACGACATGACGCCAACGTGATGGTACGCGTTTGATTTCAGCAACGCGCCCAGCGCCAGCGATTTGCGTGCGCTACCGCTGTGCGCCGTAAGCTTCCAGCTTGCGCCATCCTTGGCGAAACCAATATACGAATCGTCGGCGAAATAGAACAACACGCGATCCTTCGGCTCTTTTTCGACGTCGCGCAGATCCACCCAAATGCCGGCGTAATAATCGCGAGGCATCTGGGTGCCGTAGTAGCCGCCGATGTCGATAAAATCGTTGTGGCCGTCGAGGTAGACGCCTTTGCCAAGCACGCCACCGAGCGCCACCGGCTCGACCCGCGCGCCGCCTAACAAGCGCAGCGACGACACCGGCGAGTTGCCGGCCGCGTTTTGCAGGCGGGCGCGAACCACGGCATCGCCCTTGCCCAGCTTATAGCCTGGGGTCGTAGACGCTGGGTCGCCGGTCGCTACGAAGCCATCTAGCAACACCGGATCTGCTGGGCGCGCGCTGCCTCCGGAGGACGTATTGTACTTGAAGGTCATCGGCGCATTCATGTGCGCGACGACCAACGCGTTCTTCGCATGGTAGTCGTCAAAGACGATCTCGCTGTTACGATGGTTGTTGCTGCTAACCGCCCACACCACGTCAAAGGGCATGGTGGGGCGCAGCGCATCGAATAGCCCAAGGCGATGCTCGGGCGATTGCACGCCGGAGACGCCCTTGGGGATGAACGCAATCGATTTATCGCGATAGAGATCGAGCGTATACTTGTGCGTATAAAAATTTCCATCCGGCCCAAAGGTGCCGCGGCCGCCAAAGTCGGAGAGGTTTAGCCCATTGTCGAGGGTTACAAACTTGCCACCCGTCCACGCACCAATCACCGCGAGCTCATGCCCGGCGCGCGAGTTTAGGCCCATGCGGTTGCGCTCGACCTCATCCGTCTCGGCGGATGCCGGTGGATTGGGGCGCCCAACGTCTTGCCCGCGCACGAACACGCGCTCGATCGCGGTGGGCTTGTAGGCATCGCGCTGCTCATTCATCATCGCTAAGATTAAATGCTTGCCGGCGCGATCGAGCCACTGGTAGGCGAAACGATGCAGCGAGCCAAAGGGCATCGCGGCGCCGCTTGGATCGCGAAATGGCTGGCCTCCAGTGCTCCCCGCCAGCGGGAATTCCGCGGCGGCGGGATCTATGGGCATTGAGCTAAGCGGCCGCCACACCGAGAAGCCGTCGGCGGCGCAGGGTGTCGTGGTCGATTGCACGCTGTAGAGCAGCCCGGCGTTGAAATTGATCATGAG containing:
- a CDS encoding 23S rRNA (pseudouridine(1915)-N(3))-methyltransferase RlmH — translated: MKITVAVVGKLKEAYLAAAEAEYQKRLRPFCQLDILEAASEAKLLAALPPRCHLYAWDERGDLLSSVQFAGDILGAEASHGGGAPVVFAIGGADGHSEVLRAKAKRLLSFGRLTMAHRLVRVLVMEQLYRGFSINRGLPYHREG
- a CDS encoding ComF family protein, whose amino-acid sequence is MKLFDRLLPPRCCTCQAPCPAAAGFCAECLLSFEPGARAVVRLEELVAVSSPWQYGGQLALAIERFKYFRQLPCGYAIARQIRAPLAAFIATTEPTCLIPVPMPFWRALRRGVVHAALLLELSLDKPSACRLSPGLLRRTRHRAPQAGLGREARLRNLRGAFAASNRLAGARVLLFDDVISTGATMRACATACLAAGARDVVGFAAAINQ
- the smpB gene encoding SsrA-binding protein SmpB, producing MADAKANPIKVIATNRAASHDYHIHERVEAGLVLLGSEVKSLREAKATLTDGWAEIRGGEAWLVGLQINEYKWANRYNHDPRRMRKLLLNKQEIKRLFEKTQIRGYTLIPLQLYFKGARVKVELALVTNKKEYDKRQSKRAADDKREIDRAISERKRKV
- the rsfS gene encoding ribosome silencing factor, whose amino-acid sequence is MKKASAKKTTSKAASNRKPVAKAKSRLAAKKPTGTSKTKATVKTKPARSAAAKSKAPTKAKTKGKAQPTRAAAIVAPKAKANASAQRSPATKSATPRTASSGLSKAGASATLRQAVPKRSNSPVSRGAGTRPKSAPADTRSTEGLDGALAALKLALEKKAVEPTLLDLRDLCSYTNYRLLLSGRSDRQVDAIADGVVAGLRDAGVRHLSKERTDARAWTLIDFGDFIVDVFHHPSREHYDLESLWNDAPRVAIEVPPDARLGAAEAYA
- a CDS encoding trypsin-like serine protease codes for the protein MKPVIAIAFAVIGATGCMSDEPVVGTERTNGEIVGGVAAQLGQYPTVAALKLQTPNGTGLCTATLIAPNVLLTAKHCTVGRDVSQITAVFDQLDAFGTGGITATIAEKVEHPGWSSNNLGGGKDLALLRLTTPLTDRTPTAINTDATNSATGVQVTMAGFGRRNPNVQNDSGLLYVLTGKPYAACSNFGLGGSEGALACYSQAAPNASGKCNGDSGGPSFATVGGVQKVVGVTSFGDASCTGYGADIQVDAELAFLQPVLTNWALPGNPPPGGNPPAEPPGQAPGDDEAVPEEGTASAIGGQAAGGCSAGAVPSAGGALVMLLALAWRRRRG